One genomic segment of Rhodopirellula islandica includes these proteins:
- a CDS encoding histidine phosphatase family protein — protein MQLLLIRHAESENNAKPVHARVCDPSITARGRLQADCLGKWMSGLAIDQLITSPFLRTLETTRFVLQHAHTAPRRYPIAVWHDVFENGGCYHGHHEKNFRGAEGLGREAIHSFFRDISDQLPDREPPPLTVDSEIQSDGWWGGRDPESPDQMRARSRSVIERFENTFPQRPSHEPRSLSTDPVVVLIAHADFLREMLSLMLAGTVAMESVGPIPNTSVTSLQWSTTGWKLDSLNSVTHLPPRLVTGHQAMLS, from the coding sequence ATGCAGTTGCTACTCATTCGACACGCCGAAAGCGAGAACAACGCCAAACCGGTGCACGCTCGCGTTTGTGATCCAAGCATCACGGCGCGAGGTCGACTGCAAGCGGACTGCCTTGGAAAATGGATGTCGGGACTGGCCATCGATCAGCTGATCACCAGCCCGTTTCTTCGCACGTTGGAAACGACTCGATTCGTTCTGCAACACGCACACACCGCCCCGCGACGGTACCCGATCGCGGTTTGGCACGATGTGTTTGAAAATGGTGGCTGCTACCATGGTCATCATGAAAAGAACTTCCGTGGTGCGGAAGGCTTGGGCCGAGAGGCGATTCACTCGTTCTTTCGAGACATCAGCGATCAACTTCCAGATCGCGAACCGCCTCCTCTCACGGTGGACTCCGAGATCCAAAGCGACGGATGGTGGGGCGGCAGAGATCCCGAATCTCCTGACCAGATGCGAGCTCGTTCCCGCTCGGTGATCGAACGTTTTGAGAACACGTTCCCACAACGACCGAGTCATGAGCCTCGCAGTCTTTCCACCGATCCGGTGGTGGTCTTGATCGCGCACGCCGATTTCTTGCGTGAGATGTTGTCGCTGATGCTGGCAGGAACCGTCGCAATGGAGTCGGTTGGTCCCATCCCCAACACATCCGTCACTTCCCTACAATGGTCAACGACGGGCTGGAAATTGGATTCGCTCAACAGCGTGACCCACTTGCCTCCGCGATTGGTGACGGGACATCAAGCGATGCTTTCCTAA
- the typA gene encoding translational GTPase TypA, whose amino-acid sequence MSSTASPSQDAGTEISSNTAVREEIRNVVIIAHVDHGKTTLVDCLLRQSGQYRDAELKGERILDSNDIEKERGITILSKNIAVHYRGVKINLIDTPGHADFGGEVERVVQMADGALVLVDAAEGPMPQTRFVLEKALQAGVKPIVVVNKVDRPDGRPPEALDEALELLADLGGEEQLDSAAYVFASAKEGYATDDPTKVTKDMTALLDLLVDHLPGPTVDTKSDFQMMVTTLDWSEYVGRIAVGRVNAGTIETGQAVDVHTIDSSGNPIVRRVKASCLHVFDKLGRVPAESAGAGDLIALEGLDDVEIGDTITACDTGKALPRLKVDEPTLEMVFSVNSSPLAGREGKYVTTRQIKARLEKELERNVALRVSMIEGTEAYAVAGRGVLHLAVLIETMRREGYELSVGKPRVVFKEIDGKKHEPFETLRVEVPTEAMGPVMELVGLRRGQLEEMKQRGDYSLLRFIVPSRGLIGLRTRLLNATRGTAIIHHRFESYRVVEGDVPRRANGVLISMVGGKTMPFALFALQDRAELFIPPGTEVYEGMIVGENARESDMTVNPCREKKLTNMRASGSDENVILKPPRDMSLEAALEYIEDDELVEVTPESIRLRKILLKESDRRRQGRNI is encoded by the coding sequence TTGTCTTCCACCGCATCCCCTTCTCAAGACGCCGGCACTGAAATCTCGAGCAACACCGCTGTTCGAGAAGAGATCCGAAATGTCGTCATCATCGCACACGTCGACCACGGAAAAACCACGCTGGTGGATTGTCTGCTGCGACAAAGTGGTCAGTACCGTGACGCAGAGCTCAAGGGCGAACGGATTCTGGATTCCAATGATATCGAAAAAGAACGCGGAATCACGATTCTGTCCAAGAACATCGCGGTTCACTACCGCGGCGTGAAGATCAACTTGATCGACACCCCGGGTCACGCGGACTTCGGCGGCGAAGTCGAACGCGTCGTCCAAATGGCGGACGGTGCCCTGGTGTTGGTCGATGCAGCTGAAGGCCCGATGCCACAAACACGATTTGTGCTTGAAAAGGCACTGCAAGCCGGCGTCAAACCGATCGTCGTGGTGAACAAGGTCGACCGTCCTGATGGACGTCCTCCCGAAGCACTCGACGAAGCACTCGAATTGTTGGCCGACCTCGGTGGCGAAGAACAACTCGACAGTGCCGCTTACGTTTTCGCGAGTGCCAAAGAAGGCTACGCCACCGACGATCCCACCAAAGTCACCAAAGACATGACTGCTTTGTTGGATCTGTTGGTCGATCACCTGCCCGGTCCAACCGTCGATACCAAGTCCGACTTTCAAATGATGGTCACCACGTTGGACTGGAGTGAATACGTTGGACGAATCGCGGTGGGTCGAGTCAACGCAGGAACAATTGAAACAGGACAGGCAGTCGACGTTCACACCATCGATTCCTCAGGCAATCCAATCGTCCGAAGAGTCAAAGCATCGTGCTTGCACGTGTTTGACAAATTGGGACGTGTCCCCGCGGAGAGCGCCGGCGCAGGCGACCTGATCGCACTGGAAGGCCTCGATGACGTCGAAATCGGTGACACCATCACCGCCTGCGACACAGGAAAGGCGTTGCCACGACTGAAAGTCGATGAGCCGACCTTGGAAATGGTCTTCAGCGTCAACTCGTCACCGCTGGCTGGCCGCGAAGGCAAGTACGTCACGACGCGTCAAATCAAAGCCCGCTTGGAAAAAGAACTGGAACGCAACGTTGCACTTCGTGTCTCCATGATCGAAGGCACCGAAGCCTACGCCGTTGCCGGCCGAGGCGTGCTTCACTTGGCCGTCTTGATCGAAACCATGCGTCGCGAAGGCTATGAGCTGAGCGTTGGAAAACCACGTGTGGTTTTCAAAGAGATCGACGGCAAAAAGCACGAACCATTCGAAACCCTGCGTGTGGAAGTCCCCACCGAAGCGATGGGTCCCGTCATGGAACTGGTCGGTTTGCGCCGTGGTCAACTGGAAGAAATGAAGCAACGTGGCGACTACAGCCTGCTCCGTTTCATTGTTCCCTCGCGTGGTTTGATCGGATTGCGAACTCGATTGCTCAACGCGACTCGCGGAACCGCCATCATTCACCACCGATTTGAAAGCTACCGCGTGGTCGAGGGCGATGTGCCCCGCCGTGCCAACGGTGTTCTGATTTCGATGGTCGGCGGCAAAACCATGCCGTTTGCCTTGTTTGCATTGCAAGATCGTGCAGAACTGTTCATTCCACCGGGCACCGAAGTGTACGAGGGGATGATCGTCGGCGAAAACGCTCGCGAAAGTGACATGACCGTGAATCCATGTCGCGAGAAGAAGTTGACCAACATGCGTGCCAGCGGCAGCGATGAAAACGTCATCCTGAAGCCACCACGCGACATGTCCCTGGAAGCGGCCCTCGAGTACATCGAGGACGATGAATTGGTTGAGGTCACGCCTGAATCCATTCGCCTGCGAAAAATCCTGTTGAAGGAATCAGACCGCCGTCGCCAAGGCCGCAACATCTGA
- a CDS encoding MraY family glycosyltransferase: MTPFILVTLAAAFVTMLVLVPVVRAFAIRIGLVDNPDAERKLHDRPIALAGGLAVFLATGIAFVVGIAYESGWGEFSKMTELSSRWFVLLGASTAILVVGLIDDKWALRGRQKLLAQCVIAMIVVASGTVMRSISLFGFEIPLGIFALPVSVLWLLLAINALNLLDGADGMATTVGAFVCGGLALLSASSGHSASTVIAATALCGALLGFLVFNRPPASIFLGDAGSMMIGLIVGVLAMWCSLKESAVVVAAPVAILVLPLFDSTAAIIRRWMTGRSMYATDRGHLHHLLNEKFGPNGMLLVVAGLCSFSSAIAILSVRFNQDWLVLVGAVVVLGFLVLTRTFGHSECRLLLGRLYHFAHSFVVRPQDCESSKHLRSVQIQGEGCWEPVWEPLVEFAKRHDFAKVQIDANMAWLHEGYHATWQSVRLPEKSVQSVVRIPLYATRPGEEEAVPIGKVEVIANSSQESLAHLSYFLEHAEELQTQVRYLVANLDKKTAAARLNAASKLSKPESEEPAVGTEEVETAPTS, translated from the coding sequence ATGACACCATTCATCCTCGTCACTCTTGCAGCTGCCTTCGTCACGATGTTGGTGTTGGTGCCGGTTGTGCGTGCGTTTGCAATTCGAATCGGTTTGGTTGACAACCCTGATGCTGAGCGGAAGCTTCACGACAGACCCATCGCCTTGGCCGGCGGATTGGCGGTTTTCCTTGCCACAGGAATCGCTTTTGTTGTCGGCATCGCGTATGAAAGCGGCTGGGGGGAGTTCAGCAAGATGACGGAGTTGTCGTCACGATGGTTTGTCTTGCTGGGAGCCTCCACTGCGATTCTGGTTGTCGGATTGATCGACGACAAATGGGCCCTTCGAGGCCGGCAGAAGTTGCTGGCTCAGTGCGTGATCGCCATGATCGTCGTCGCAAGTGGAACCGTCATGCGATCGATTTCACTGTTCGGATTCGAAATCCCCTTGGGGATCTTTGCTCTGCCTGTCAGCGTTTTGTGGTTGTTGCTTGCAATCAATGCGCTCAACCTGCTTGACGGTGCCGATGGGATGGCGACCACTGTGGGAGCGTTCGTTTGCGGCGGGTTGGCACTGCTCAGTGCATCCAGTGGGCATTCGGCCTCCACCGTCATTGCTGCCACCGCCTTGTGTGGTGCTTTGCTCGGGTTCTTGGTGTTCAACCGTCCGCCGGCAAGCATCTTTTTGGGCGACGCCGGAAGCATGATGATCGGGTTGATCGTTGGCGTGTTGGCGATGTGGTGTTCGCTGAAGGAGTCCGCTGTTGTGGTTGCCGCGCCGGTCGCCATTTTGGTGCTGCCGCTGTTCGACTCGACCGCCGCCATCATTCGACGATGGATGACCGGACGCAGCATGTATGCGACCGACCGCGGTCACTTGCACCACCTGTTGAACGAGAAGTTTGGCCCGAACGGCATGTTGTTGGTCGTGGCAGGACTTTGCAGCTTCAGTTCCGCAATCGCGATTCTTTCGGTGCGGTTCAACCAAGATTGGTTGGTCCTCGTCGGGGCCGTTGTGGTTCTCGGTTTCTTGGTGCTGACGCGAACGTTTGGGCATTCGGAGTGCAGGCTTCTGTTAGGGCGTCTGTATCACTTCGCTCACTCGTTCGTTGTTCGTCCCCAAGACTGCGAATCCTCCAAGCATTTGCGGAGTGTTCAAATTCAAGGCGAAGGTTGCTGGGAGCCCGTCTGGGAACCTTTGGTCGAATTCGCGAAGCGTCATGATTTTGCCAAGGTGCAAATCGACGCGAACATGGCTTGGTTGCATGAAGGCTATCACGCGACGTGGCAAAGCGTTCGGTTGCCAGAAAAGTCGGTTCAGAGTGTGGTGCGGATCCCATTGTATGCGACCCGACCCGGCGAAGAGGAAGCGGTTCCAATCGGCAAGGTGGAAGTGATTGCGAATTCGTCGCAAGAATCGCTGGCTCACCTGAGCTATTTCCTCGAGCACGCTGAAGAACTGCAGACGCAAGTCCGATACTTGGTCGCGAACTTGGATAAAAAGACAGCCGCCGCGCGACTGAACGCAGCGAGCAAGCTCTCGAAGCCTGAGAGCGAAGAGCCGGCGGTCGGAACAGAAGAGGTCGAGACGGCTCCGACCAGCTAG
- a CDS encoding polysaccharide biosynthesis/export family protein translates to MNINLFQTRVWKHIRYTVGLGVAASLVASLTGCSSLTQPIDGVPAHRLPPEFFPAPKNNLVPVDIALLSLEPPRDYQLGPDDILGVYIEGVLPFNPPNTPPEPPPVNFPEQDSTLPPSIGYPIAVQDDGTLSLPLIEPLEVEGLTLDQVREKIREAYIDNDILREEKARPIVTLIKERTYDVIVVREDGLGESNQRSLQAQSSEFIRGRDNSASGGLVKLPAYKNDILHALVETGGLPGLNAKNEVRVLRASEADKRKRAQFVRDFYASQRNAMLDPCVCPPELPPDPSILRIPLRLPPGVIPNISPEDVELQDGDIVYIENRETEVFYTGGQLPGGEFPLPRDYDLDVLGAMALAGGGIGQTTGGSGFGGARSVGGVPPGMLYILRQTPCNGQVAIEVDLARAVNDPRSRPLVQPGDTLILQYKCEEELLNFGLGTFFTYGIQELLRN, encoded by the coding sequence ATGAACATCAACCTCTTTCAAACCCGAGTGTGGAAACACATTCGCTACACGGTTGGACTTGGCGTTGCCGCGTCGCTGGTCGCTTCATTGACCGGCTGCTCGTCGTTGACCCAGCCAATCGATGGCGTGCCGGCTCACCGCTTGCCACCCGAATTCTTCCCGGCTCCCAAGAACAATCTGGTGCCGGTGGATATCGCGTTGCTATCGCTCGAACCGCCACGTGACTATCAACTGGGCCCGGATGACATCCTCGGCGTCTACATCGAAGGTGTTCTGCCCTTCAACCCGCCGAACACGCCGCCCGAGCCACCTCCGGTCAACTTCCCAGAACAAGACAGCACTCTGCCGCCATCGATCGGTTACCCCATCGCGGTTCAGGATGACGGCACGCTGTCGCTGCCACTGATTGAACCCCTGGAGGTCGAAGGGCTGACGCTCGATCAAGTTCGCGAAAAAATTCGTGAGGCTTACATCGACAATGACATCCTGCGAGAAGAAAAAGCTCGCCCGATTGTCACACTCATCAAAGAGCGAACCTACGACGTGATCGTGGTCCGCGAAGATGGACTGGGCGAAAGCAACCAACGTTCACTTCAGGCTCAGTCCAGCGAGTTCATTCGTGGCCGTGACAACTCGGCCAGCGGTGGCTTGGTCAAACTCCCTGCCTACAAGAACGACATTCTGCACGCTCTTGTCGAAACAGGTGGTTTGCCGGGGCTCAATGCCAAAAACGAAGTGCGAGTGTTGCGAGCCAGCGAAGCTGACAAACGCAAGCGAGCTCAGTTCGTCCGAGACTTTTACGCGTCTCAACGCAACGCCATGCTCGATCCCTGTGTCTGCCCGCCTGAACTGCCGCCAGACCCATCGATCCTTCGCATCCCATTGCGATTGCCACCAGGAGTCATTCCCAACATCTCACCGGAAGATGTGGAACTGCAAGACGGTGACATTGTTTACATCGAAAACCGCGAAACGGAAGTCTTCTACACCGGTGGCCAGTTGCCCGGCGGCGAATTCCCGCTCCCTCGTGACTATGACTTGGACGTCCTGGGAGCGATGGCTCTCGCTGGAGGAGGCATCGGACAAACGACCGGTGGCAGTGGATTCGGAGGAGCACGATCGGTTGGCGGAGTCCCACCAGGAATGCTGTATATCTTGCGTCAAACACCTTGCAACGGACAAGTTGCGATCGAGGTGGACCTTGCGAGAGCAGTCAACGACCCGCGAAGCCGTCCACTGGTTCAACCTGGCGACACTTTGATCTTGCAATACAAGTGTGAAGAAGAACTGCTGAACTTCGGCCTCGGTACTTTCTTCACCTACGGTATCCAAGAACTCCTGCGGAACTGA
- a CDS encoding NAD-dependent epimerase/dehydratase family protein, which produces MLVAVTGATGFLGRHVVSNLLQGGHSVRGWTRKAAPPELEGVDWVRGELDDRGSVEGLVAGCDAVVHTALAREGAGFMDVPQQPLDYIQTNLMGSIALLETAAAHSVGRFVFVSSGAVHQHVVEGIALDEQHPLRPGSLYGACKASMETMVHAYGSSGRINAASLRPVAIYGVDTPLENSKWFDLMRAVARGESVPADGGGKVVHVKDVAAAIATLLETESPIAGETYNCCDRFFSEHEIASRVMEITNSKAMLTGDPKSSGREMSSAKLESLGFQFGGLSRLDETIRQLVQEL; this is translated from the coding sequence ATGCTCGTTGCTGTCACCGGTGCAACCGGTTTTTTGGGTCGACACGTCGTTTCGAATCTGTTGCAGGGCGGCCACTCCGTTCGCGGATGGACCCGGAAAGCGGCTCCCCCAGAGTTAGAGGGGGTCGATTGGGTCCGTGGTGAGCTGGACGATCGAGGCTCGGTGGAAGGCTTGGTCGCCGGCTGCGATGCGGTCGTCCACACCGCTTTGGCGCGTGAAGGGGCCGGCTTCATGGATGTCCCGCAGCAGCCGCTGGACTACATCCAGACCAATTTGATGGGATCGATTGCTCTGCTCGAAACAGCCGCCGCCCATTCAGTTGGGCGGTTCGTCTTTGTTTCGTCGGGGGCCGTTCACCAGCACGTCGTGGAGGGCATTGCACTGGATGAACAGCATCCGCTGCGGCCCGGATCTCTGTACGGCGCGTGCAAAGCATCGATGGAAACGATGGTGCACGCGTACGGCAGTTCAGGCCGAATCAACGCCGCCAGCCTTCGCCCGGTCGCCATCTACGGTGTCGACACTCCGCTAGAGAATTCGAAGTGGTTTGACTTGATGCGAGCTGTCGCTCGTGGGGAGTCCGTTCCAGCGGATGGCGGCGGAAAAGTCGTGCATGTCAAAGACGTTGCCGCTGCGATTGCAACCTTGCTCGAAACAGAATCACCGATCGCGGGAGAAACCTACAATTGCTGCGATCGATTTTTCTCGGAGCATGAAATTGCCAGCCGCGTGATGGAAATCACGAACTCGAAAGCGATGCTCACCGGTGATCCCAAATCTTCTGGCCGAGAAATGTCATCGGCCAAGCTGGAGTCACTTGGCTTTCAATTTGGCGGGCTATCCAGACTGGACGAGACTATTCGCCAGCTCGTGCAGGAACTGTAG
- a CDS encoding ABC transporter permease subunit/CPBP intramembrane protease has translation MNLSWSRLGRLTLKELRETLRDRRTMLTLVMMPLLVYPLLSMALNRFLLSSGMPAEQAFLVGVSSPAERDFLQALIEDPRSAPPEPILKVNGGQLAQFKVVVPEEMSAEDALSQNRLDIAVKFQNGPDSVHSVEIVSYNNDQASSTAQRILTERLQWLQLAETMKIAQRIDPNYRAIDLRIRSIGEKASGSILGTVIPLVLVLMTITGAVYPAIDLTAGERERGTMEALMASPVPRWWVLLAKYLAVVSVAFLTAMANLLAMFVTMKVTGLVSMLAGEDSAIGLLQILQILGLLMLFSCFFSALLLSLTSFAKSFKEAQAYLIPVMLLSLGPAMLSLMPGVNLEGPLAVAPLLNIVLLARDILSGSASTAGALIAVTSTLFYAAATLGIAAKLFGSDAVERTSQKSFGSLLQRPESMTNHPSVSQAGLVVALLLPASFLISNGLMQWLRVLSESISISSQLLLNALSLILVFGLIPLIATIIGKHRFRSTYRFAKPPMASFLGAIVLAGGAWAFAHEALALADQFGIALLSDDQIERTRSLLDKWKTVPPWILLLTMAATPALIEELCFRGYLFSAFSAVLRPWQTIVVTAVLFGLFHVFVGSTLLVERFLPTMLLGLLLGWVAYRTGSVWPGVLLHFVHNGMLEMAARYHERLDFLGLSDADGSKHLPPAWIAISAILVLVGLSIVAWSTRSKTVVNQAST, from the coding sequence GTGAATCTTTCCTGGTCTCGGCTTGGCCGACTCACACTCAAAGAACTTCGGGAAACTCTGCGAGATCGACGGACAATGCTGACATTGGTGATGATGCCATTGTTGGTTTACCCGTTGCTGAGCATGGCCCTGAATCGCTTCTTGCTCTCGTCTGGGATGCCGGCCGAGCAAGCCTTTCTGGTCGGTGTCTCGTCGCCCGCCGAACGCGATTTTCTGCAGGCGCTGATTGAAGATCCGCGAAGCGCGCCTCCGGAGCCCATCCTGAAGGTCAACGGAGGCCAACTGGCACAGTTCAAGGTCGTTGTGCCCGAGGAGATGTCCGCCGAAGACGCGTTGTCTCAGAACCGACTCGACATCGCGGTCAAGTTTCAAAACGGCCCTGACTCCGTTCACTCCGTCGAAATTGTCTCGTACAACAACGATCAAGCCAGCAGCACGGCCCAAAGGATCCTGACGGAGCGTTTGCAATGGCTGCAGTTGGCCGAGACCATGAAGATCGCTCAGAGGATCGATCCAAACTACCGAGCCATTGATTTGCGAATCCGGTCGATCGGCGAGAAGGCATCGGGCTCGATTCTTGGGACGGTGATTCCCCTGGTTCTGGTCTTGATGACAATCACGGGAGCGGTCTACCCAGCCATCGACCTGACTGCGGGTGAGCGAGAGCGGGGCACGATGGAGGCCTTGATGGCCTCTCCGGTTCCGCGCTGGTGGGTGCTGCTCGCGAAATACCTTGCGGTGGTCAGCGTGGCGTTTCTCACCGCCATGGCGAACTTGCTAGCGATGTTTGTGACCATGAAGGTGACCGGACTGGTCAGCATGCTGGCTGGGGAAGATTCCGCGATTGGCCTACTACAGATTTTGCAGATCCTCGGACTGTTGATGCTCTTCAGTTGCTTCTTCTCTGCATTGCTGCTCTCGCTCACCAGTTTCGCCAAGTCATTCAAGGAGGCCCAGGCTTATCTGATCCCTGTGATGCTGCTGTCACTCGGTCCCGCCATGCTGTCCTTGATGCCGGGCGTGAACCTGGAGGGACCGCTGGCCGTTGCCCCGCTTCTCAACATCGTATTGCTCGCACGCGACATTCTTTCAGGCTCGGCATCCACTGCCGGTGCTTTGATTGCCGTCACGAGCACGCTGTTTTATGCAGCGGCAACGCTGGGCATCGCCGCCAAATTGTTTGGCAGTGACGCAGTGGAGCGGACCAGTCAAAAATCGTTTGGTTCGCTTCTTCAGCGTCCCGAATCGATGACGAACCATCCCAGCGTGAGCCAAGCGGGGTTGGTCGTTGCGTTGCTTCTACCAGCCTCCTTCCTGATTTCGAATGGCTTGATGCAGTGGCTGCGTGTTCTTTCCGAAAGCATCTCGATCAGCTCCCAGTTGCTGCTCAATGCACTGAGCTTGATCCTGGTATTCGGTCTGATTCCTCTGATTGCAACCATCATTGGGAAGCATCGCTTTCGGTCCACCTACCGGTTTGCAAAGCCGCCGATGGCCTCTTTTTTAGGCGCCATCGTGCTTGCCGGAGGCGCGTGGGCATTTGCTCATGAAGCGTTGGCACTCGCCGATCAGTTCGGAATCGCTTTGTTATCCGATGACCAAATCGAGCGCACCCGGTCCTTGTTGGACAAATGGAAAACCGTCCCGCCTTGGATCCTGCTGCTGACCATGGCAGCGACTCCCGCACTCATCGAAGAACTCTGTTTTCGCGGGTATTTATTCTCCGCGTTCTCGGCCGTTCTTCGTCCCTGGCAAACGATCGTCGTCACCGCGGTGCTCTTTGGGCTTTTCCATGTGTTCGTGGGCAGCACGCTCCTCGTCGAACGGTTCCTTCCCACGATGCTGCTGGGACTGCTACTGGGCTGGGTGGCTTACCGAACGGGAAGCGTTTGGCCGGGCGTCTTGCTCCACTTCGTCCACAACGGGATGCTGGAAATGGCCGCTCGTTATCACGAACGACTGGATTTCTTGGGGCTCAGCGATGCGGATGGCTCCAAACACTTGCCACCAGCCTGGATTGCCATTTCAGCGATCCTCGTCCTTGTTGGCCTTTCCATCGTTGCGTGGTCAACACGTAGCAAAACCGTCGTGAACCAGGCATCGACCTAG
- a CDS encoding DUF6580 family putative transport protein, whose product MNPSNNLQRFAIVLAMIGIAVASRLLPHPPNFTPLAAMCLFAGAMTVSPRIMAVSVIIAMLISDAVLGFHSLMPVVYGCLLANFVIGRKLVGANTSALTVFAGSLAGSVLFFLATNFAVWVAFYPSTWTGLTACFAAAAPFFQYTLAGDLVYSGLFFGVYALATSGVVSTHGNLQRATVPARAGE is encoded by the coding sequence GTGAATCCAAGTAACAATCTGCAACGTTTTGCAATCGTTTTGGCCATGATCGGCATCGCTGTCGCTTCCCGCCTGCTCCCGCACCCACCGAACTTCACACCTTTGGCAGCGATGTGCTTGTTTGCCGGTGCGATGACGGTCTCTCCCCGAATCATGGCCGTGTCGGTGATCATCGCGATGTTGATCAGCGATGCTGTGCTCGGATTCCATTCTTTGATGCCAGTTGTCTACGGTTGCCTGTTGGCGAACTTTGTCATCGGTCGCAAACTGGTCGGTGCCAACACCAGCGCGCTCACGGTCTTCGCAGGTTCGCTTGCCGGCAGCGTGCTGTTTTTCCTGGCCACCAACTTTGCCGTCTGGGTCGCGTTCTACCCTTCGACTTGGACCGGACTGACCGCATGCTTCGCAGCAGCCGCCCCATTCTTCCAGTACACCTTGGCGGGTGATTTGGTTTACAGCGGTTTGTTCTTCGGCGTCTACGCACTGGCAACCAGTGGCGTCGTCTCAACACACGGCAATCTTCAACGAGCTACAGTTCCTGCACGAGCTGGCGAATAG
- a CDS encoding DUF1289 domain-containing protein, which produces MCIGCSRTLGEIGKWSIASPAEKRSILELVRQRRAAQAPPVQTAPGETNS; this is translated from the coding sequence ATGTGCATCGGATGTTCACGAACTTTGGGCGAGATTGGCAAATGGTCGATTGCATCCCCAGCAGAAAAACGTTCCATTCTTGAGTTGGTACGCCAGCGGCGGGCCGCTCAAGCTCCACCGGTCCAAACAGCGCCAGGCGAGACCAACTCGTGA
- a CDS encoding ATP-binding cassette domain-containing protein, producing the protein MLLIDSLTKRFSIEGGTVFAVDRLSMRVSPGEVFGLLGPNGAGKTTTLRMVLGLLEPDEGYAEVAGIRTAENPFAAKAKLGFVSASDGVYPWLSVREMLLYFADLYGVAPKKAADRLKELANVMQIEALLDRRAGSLSTGQRQRVTLVRGLIHDPPVMLLDEPTRGLDVVGVQTIFEYIAHLRSAGKAVVVCTHRLDEAERLCDQFGLLHQGRIRYRGTLNDLRQETGREHLVEMFVDLMQSTEPALTEDHA; encoded by the coding sequence ATGCTTTTGATCGATTCGCTGACCAAACGATTCTCGATCGAAGGCGGAACTGTATTCGCGGTCGACAGGCTGTCGATGCGAGTCTCCCCCGGAGAGGTATTCGGCCTGTTGGGCCCCAACGGAGCAGGCAAGACAACCACGTTGCGAATGGTGCTTGGGTTGCTCGAACCAGACGAAGGATATGCGGAAGTCGCTGGCATTCGAACCGCTGAAAACCCGTTCGCAGCCAAGGCCAAACTAGGTTTTGTCTCCGCCAGCGACGGAGTCTATCCCTGGCTATCGGTTCGCGAGATGCTTCTATATTTCGCAGATCTTTATGGCGTGGCTCCCAAGAAAGCAGCGGATCGACTGAAAGAACTCGCCAACGTGATGCAAATCGAAGCGTTGCTGGATCGTCGGGCGGGTTCTCTCAGCACCGGGCAGCGGCAACGAGTGACCTTGGTTCGGGGGCTGATTCATGACCCGCCCGTGATGTTGCTCGATGAACCGACGCGTGGGTTGGATGTCGTCGGGGTCCAAACCATCTTTGAATACATCGCCCACCTTCGGTCTGCGGGGAAAGCGGTGGTTGTCTGCACTCACCGATTGGATGAAGCCGAACGGCTTTGTGACCAATTCGGACTGCTTCATCAGGGCCGCATTCGCTACCGCGGCACACTGAATGATCTTCGCCAAGAAACCGGACGCGAACATCTCGTGGAGATGTTTGTTGACTTGATGCAATCCACTGAACCGGCGCTGACCGAGGACCACGCGTGA